A segment of the Panicum hallii strain FIL2 chromosome 1, PHallii_v3.1, whole genome shotgun sequence genome:
TACTGTTCCTCCCATTCTGCCCCCTTACTTCGGCTGGCAGCTCCTGTACCTGCAGGGGTTTCCTCAAGTCCTGAACAAAGGAGATTCTCCATGCCCTTAAAATGTTTCTGCTTTCTTGAAAGCATTCAAAGCAAGGATTTTATGTCAAAGGAGTTTCGGAATGTACCAAGAAGTATCTAATGCGAAGTGCCTCATCATGCTGCATGCCTCTTGTAATTTTCATATCAGATATGTCAGAGCATAGGTTTAACAGCAAAGATGACTCAATTGAGGCCAGTCTATACGAGCAATGTACTCATGAGTCATGACTATGCAAGTATGCATGATgccttcctctccctccctgctGAAATGAAACAACAGAATGATTAAAACATCAGTCATCTCATGTGCGTGCGTGTGTTGTCTATGTCGTCTACATTTGAGCTGGCGTTTGTTAAAAAGCCTAAGAGCCAGGGGCAAAGCTAGTTGACACCGACCACTGATCTGCTGGCTCAAGGATTGACAAATCCCATCCTGCGTCTCGtcccaaaaaaaaaatgcagTCGCCAGTTTCCGTGCTTGCCTTTGACGATGCTGGGTAAAAGGCAACGGCATCAATCCTTTTGTCAATATCACAAGGACATTTACCAGTTCCCCAAAAGCCTGAAAACTGACGGCATCTCGCCTCAAGTACAAATTATTACCATGATGAGCAGCACAGTAGATTGCAGGGGAAATGTACGGTGGCCGGAATAAAAGCCATCGCATAGGCTGCTTCTTCAGCAACATGCATCATGTTTTGTGGCTGAGCTGAGCTGGACGCGGTGGACAAAGATCTGAAAACAAACAGTAGAAAAACATCATGCCCGGCGACCTCTGTTTTGACATTTAAGCACGCTGATAAAAACGACAAGAAGCTAGCTTCCAAGAACTGGGTGAACTCCGCTGTGCTGCTACCATACACAATTTGACCTCCCCAAAGGCAGACAAACGACTGTTTGTGGGGCCTATGGATGATACAATACAATGCCAAGGCATCATGCCACCATACCGGTGTCTTCTATGTTGTTAAAAACTAGCCTTGATTATGGTCGCTCCTCTTGACCAAAATCCAAAACAAGGTTTAAGACCATGGTACTCTGGTAGTAATGAACAGGTGAAAAAAAATTGAATCCGCAGTTGCCCATTACAGCTACTCTGGCTGGTGTCATGAACAGTGTGTTTTCACTTCTTCTTTGTTGCTTTTGCATCAGACGCCAAAGACTTGACACAAAGGCGAGGCTTGGTGGAGATGAGTTCGGCTGGGAGAACAGAAACCCCAGCCACCGAAGATCCAAGGGGTACCCCAGAAACGGGGAGCATCTCAATGAGTACTGCAACCTGGATATtaggaacatgtcattcactTAACGGAACCATAAAGCTAGAGAAATTAATGAGAAATAGTGCAAAAGAAATTTCAACTTGAAGTAGCCCATAAATTAGTCCTAGTTCCCCAATATATTTACAGTAACATAAGGCTTAAAATCAAGATCTCATCTACTGTATACCTCAGATAGGAAAGAACAGTTAAAGTAAAATATTTCTAAGTATAGAGGAATaaaagtttacatttttataGATAATAAAATTTTGTGGAGATTCTTCAGTTTGGTAACTTCAATTTAGATTAGTAGCTACTACAGAAGTCTGAAACGGTCTTCTGACTCGGACATATGCCCTTCATCAGAAAGTAAACGTGCAGGTGTTGCAGTATGTCAGATGTCAACACCTGACCAAACTTATAGCAGTTTTCATCATGAAGGAATGGAAAACAAGACCATAGATTCACTAGCCAGCATTTAAAACTTTATTGTTTTCCAATGTGGAATCTTTGCATGATGATGCCCTGAGTCCTCCAACCAGCAGAGCAATACCTAAGCAAGCTGTCGAAAATTGTCGGGCAAGTTACCTCAGGAGATTTAAGATCGACCACTGAATTCTCAGCAACCGATttgacagcagcagcaaccacTTTAAAACATTGATCCCTGTCCATCAAAGCCTGCTGACTTGAACCTTCGTTACTGTTCTTCTGTGGCTTCATCTCTGTCTCATCGATGCCCCTTCTATTATATGCAACTGCAAACTGTAACATATGTTAAAACTTAAAACTTattgaatttaaaatacgaaTAGTATCTTATTATGATGTAATGATCGATCTGTTTTCATGAGATAGCGCAGAGAGCATTACAGCTAATGATATTCTTTAAGTGCACATATGTAATTTCAACCATTAACAAAAGAGTACAGTAATTTTGATGCATAATAACGAAGTATGATGGAAATAGATAATAAAAACACGTGTTACTCAGCCTGATAATGCATAAAAACGTAGTAGACAATTTTAACTATATGAATCAATGTAGGAGACCTGAACAGAATGATATCTGCACAAGTACTACATGATACATTGAATTAGAAAATTGTTTGTATTCAACTCCATTGAAGAATTAATGAAATAGTTAAACAAAGGTAAGTGCTGCAATTTCTACCTTTATAGGCTCATCCTTGTTATTCTTGCTCCTCGAGAACTCAAGGAATAACTTTGACACAGTCGCATGTAGGTCTTTTTCTGATAGAACACAAGTTTCCTGAACAGGAAATATGCGGTGACACCATCTGTCAATTCAGAGTTTAATAATTTAGAAGATTTGAAGTCGAATGACAAAATGGTGCTAGAACCTTAGCTTGATTCTAAAAAAGACACTATACACTAGAGCTTTAACTATACATAGTACCATAGAATCAGCGACATCACTGTATTTTTTTTATTATACAACTGGTTGGAAGTAAGAAAAGACATAGCCATTCCACTTTATTGAAAAGAAGAGTGTAACACAGGCCACACAAATCAAACTGCTAGAATGAAATTATTGCGATATGGCATGTTTAGCCCCAAATGAACATCTCATTTAGCCTCTTTGTGTCTCTAGTGCTCTGTTCAACAGTATGTATCATTCAGCGAATAAGCTGATAAAGATAGGCGAGAACAGCATGCCGTGTGGAGTCACTAAGGAAACCTACAATGATGAATGGAAACTACATTCAGGCTAACAATTTTGTCAAGAAAATTCTGTAGAAGAAATGTGAGTGTCATGGGCTATTTTTCAGTTATAGACAATTTAAATAATACATAGTGCAAGGGGTCATTTCAGCACTTCAACGTGACAGAACCAGCTAATATCTCAACTTCTAGCATCAGCATTTAGAATATGAGTTCTTCCAATGAAGTTGGAACCTTACTGTGGAGATTTGAGTTTCCCAGATTTGAGAGAATGAAATATTTCTGTAAGCATTTCAACAACATGAAGGCCTCCACTAGGGAATTTAAAGAAGAGCAAACCGCTTCTTGATAGCTTAACCAGTGAGAGATTTGAAGCCCTGTCAACATTTTCACTCGTCTTGTTCTGAGGTGAACTTGAATCTCCAATGCTTCCTACCATGGCGCCAAAAAGTGCACAAGATTAAAAAAAATAACACATGGGAAGCCTTGCTAAATCTACAGCAGCTATAGTGAGATGATCCGGTAACTTATACTAACCAGTTGATTCTGGAGCACTATTACTATTCTCATCTGTTACTGCTTCTTCTGAATTTTCTGATGCCAGTGAGCAaaattttcttttctttactGCATTTTCCACATCACACGGTTCTGCTTGTTCGGAAACATGGCACTTTGCATGACCAATGTACTGAAGAAAAAACATTAAATGAAGctttcacatcataatattttAACATGGTGTGTGTGGGAGCTGAAATTGCAAAAGGTTGCAAAACAAAAGATGAAAAGATGAAGTTTTAATTCTAGCTAAAAGTTGTGCTAATGCTCGTAAGCTATTCGGTCGTTAGAAAAAAAGACTACAGGATGAAGACGTAAACAATGGAACTCAAAAGTAGCAGGAAAAGCCTGCATACTCAAGCATATATCATGTGAAAGCCATATGGATAGAAGGATGGAACCATTAAGTACTACTATGTGGGAAAATACAAAATTTCCTTTACATTTAGGTTTGATAGCGTGCAGAAAATGGTGAATAAAATGGAATATAATTTTGGTGCGATATTACGAAGATAACAGAAATTGAAATAACAACATTCTACAAGATAGAATTCATGCACACGAATTATCTGCTGGGAAGAAAACAATTAAATACTAAGGAGCAAGATTGACGAGTAATTTACCTCTTCGAGAATGGAAATGGCTTCCTTGGTTGCACTTTTTTCACGCTCTATAAGAAAATGAAAATCGCATCAAGGGTGTATGCATGAAATGACTTGAAATGACATGAATCCACCAACAAATCCATCACCGGAAGCTTCAAAGCGGAAACGAAACTCTAGAACGGAAGAGAGGACGCACTGATGGGGCAGGTGATGAGGAAGCCAGAGtgggagcggaggaggagggacCCCGACGCGCGGTAGTTGTAGCGCGGGAGATTGATCACCGCGGCGTGCTGCTCCCACGGCTGCAGCTCCTGGATACCGGCCGGGGCAGGGGCGTCGGGTTCGGtctccggcggcggctcgcggGATGGCGATGGGGTTCCGGCTTCCGGCCtggcctccggctccggcgcCGCCATGGGGAGCGAGGAACACTGGGTGCCTGGGGCTTTGGGGGTACGGGGAGGCGGAGCGGGCGGTTCTGGGTAGCAGGGCGTAAACGGACATTCGAAGGCGTATTTCTCATGTTCCGCTAATCGGATTCCAGTTCCAGACGAGACCATGTCAAAATCCGACCGATCCAGGCCAGTCGTCTTCCCACCACATTTGAAGATAATAATACTTTATTTAAAATATCTTATAATTAATAATGATACAGCAGCTTGTCGTTGATACGATCGCAGATACGATGATCCGACAGCCCCTCCAGCTTACCGTCTCCTTACCacctggcgccgccgccgccttccggcCGACGACTCGCTAAACACCATTGCTTCATCTCTCCTCGACTGGTCTGGTCGCCTGCGCCATGGCTGCCATCCGGCGCAGCAGATCGCGCCTACCCGACCGCTCGCGTTATCCGCTCCGCATGCCGTATCTAGTCCTGGTGACTGGT
Coding sequences within it:
- the LOC112879084 gene encoding uncharacterized protein LOC112879084; this translates as MAAPEPEARPEAGTPSPSREPPPETEPDAPAPAGIQELQPWEQHAAVINLPRYNYRASGSLLLRSHSGFLITCPIKREKSATKEAISILEEYIGHAKCHVSEQAEPCDVENAVKKRKFCSLASENSEEAVTDENSNSAPESTGSIGDSSSPQNKTSENVDRASNLSLVKLSRSGLLFFKFPSGGLHVVEMLTEIFHSLKSGKLKSPQWCHRIFPVQETCVLSEKDLHATVSKLFLEFSRSKNNKDEPIKFAVAYNRRGIDETEMKPQKNSNEGSSQQALMDRDQCFKVVAAAVKSVAENSVVDLKSPEVAVLIEMLPVSGVPLGSSVAGVSVLPAELISTKPRLCVKSLASDAKATKKK